Below is a window of Macadamia integrifolia cultivar HAES 741 chromosome 8, SCU_Mint_v3, whole genome shotgun sequence DNA.
CTTCCATTTTTTCTATGCCTGCAACGATATATCAACAAGTTTAGTATTTTAAACCAGGAAAAGGGATAGGCAAACCATCTATGTGTGGTAAGTTAGCAAGCAACACCAATAGGGGTACAAGACGGAGTATCATACTGGAGGGGCAGGGTGGTCATCTCAAAGgagtgggaagagagagagagagaggggggctTGCTTACGATACATTGGTAGTATGTCCAGCCTTTTGCCTTTAAAATATGTTCAAGAATTGAGAAGTGTTCCCACATACATAGCTGGGAAGGCCCTCAGAGCACCTTTATTGATTGGAACGGTTGTTTATTTCACCAATGACTGCAAAACTATACACATCTGACTTAGCTGAGAATTTCCCTTGATTTATGTACCCTAGTGTTATATATCCACTGCATTAATTCCATCTCAATATAATGAGttagtttcttttgttttggcgAATAAAACTAGTTTCAAGTTAGGGATGATTGTAAGTTTTTTCACTTATTTAATATTAACCAGCTGATGGATCATTAAAATAATTCTTCAACAACATATGTAAACTATGGGTTCATAGACAAAACGTACCGTGTTCCAACAACTTTACTAGTATTCTCTTGGGTTTGGTCAATTTCAAAGAGTCTTGCCATACCAAAATCTGTAATTTttggattcatttcctcatctaaaaaaatattgCTGGTTTTTAGATCATGATGAATAATCTTCAATCGAGAATCTTCATGAAGATAAAGAAGCGCTCGAGCAATGCTTCAATGATTTTGTAATGTTCCTCCCAATCCAATTGTGAGCGTTTGATTGGATCTACATATCAATGATATCAAAAGAAGTATCAAACTACGACTCAAATAATGTAGTAATTTCTTTTCAATGTACAATTTTTAAATGCATCTACAACAAACAAGAAAGTATTATAAGAAACACATAATAATGCTTCGAGGTTACTATATGTGTGgatgattgaatttgaaaggTTAATTTTGATATAGTAGAATTtttctatagaaaaaaaaaatcctaattcctaggtattctgatttcattcataaatatgAAGGCAATTTTGTTTACCTAGGCACACCAATATATGAAAGTTCTATAACCAAAAAAGGGCGAAAAACTGATAAAAGTTCAAAGataggaagaagagaatgagaccaaaaataaagtgatcAAGACTTGTATTTAGCATGAATCCATAGATGAGTATCTTTTCCTCTCCTTCTAAGCAGAATCCAAGAGCCTAATAAGATTCTTGTGCTGCAACTTCGCCATTAATACAACCTCATTCTTAAATTCAGTTTCACCCTGTCCAGAATTGCTTGAGAGCCTCTTCACTGCCACCATTTGTCCATTCAAAAGTTTACCCTAAGTATGTAATATAAATTAAAAGATATAAAAACGTGTAGTTTCATCTAGACTGAATTTAAATCACCTTCAAGCATTTGAAACATAACATTACATATTAAAAAGTTACATAGCTAGTGGTAATACAAAGACTTGGTACCTTATAAACAACACCAAATCCTCCCTTTCCAAGTTTATTTGCATCAGAGAAGTTGTTTGTGGCAGCTGTTATTGTATAAAAGTTGAATTGTAGGGAGTTGGCACTTACAATCTCATTCTGATCATCTTCATCTAAATAGAAGATGTAAATCTAGTAAGTTAATATTTACTAAACTAATATAACAAATATAATTTAATGAATATAGATGCACCCTTCTTGGCTGGTTTGAATAGTGTTTTATAGTTTCAATTCAAATCTCTGTTATCATTGATACATTTATAAATTTTGGAAGAAATATATTATGAACCATGCATAGTTCCTTACCATCAATTTTGCGCTTCAACCTCCTCCTTCGAGAACGTAGATAGAGGAAGGATACAAGTATGGCTGTAGTAAATgttccaacaacaacaacaacaacaacaacaacaatgataATAACAGATGAATTTCTCCATCTATTTGCATCAGTCGAAGGGACGGAACCTGACTCGTCAAGCAAACAAATAAGGAGCCTTTGTAGTTATAATGAGCTGTGCCAAATTGGAGATTGTGTTAATTAATTAGTAATATTCTCacaaaatatttatgaaaaaaaaaaaaagaagaagtagaagaaaagagaaataaattataaTGAAGATTGAAATAATCGTAGAATTGTTCAAAACTACCATTCTAGAGATACATATGTGGTTGTGAGAATTCATGTTAATCAACCTCGTCTACTTACCGCACATGCACACACGTCTGTACTGAACAAAACCACCTAAATTAATGGTGCAACAAGACTATATTTGTCCGTAGGATGTCCATATATATACTTTGGCCTACATTTTGGCCACTAAGATACATGTGGCCGTGGGGTTCTCTATAACAAGGACTACCCCATGTACTAGAAGATCATTTATTAAAGGGGTTTCTTTCTTGTCACTATACTTAGTAAAATATAACGCTTTactatttgccacatggcagtaCGAGTGATAGAAGACCAATAAACATCTCATTAGTACAACTTCAGCTTAAACGTAGAGGAATTGCTACTTAAAAAAGATGTCATTTTGTATAttatattcatctccatttgatgGTATTTAGTATTTTTTACTAAGACTATAAAACAGAGTTTGAGCAACTTTTTTTTGCGTACATTGTACTAAAACTTGGCCATTGAGATATATGTAGGGTTTTGCATTATACTTCACTTGGCATAGTGATGCCTAGAATGAcccttttatgaaatgattaaATTTTTCTTCCAACATGAAAATATGATTGTTTGGCCTAACCAATCAACAAAAGATCAATCATAGTGAATTGAGAATTATCATCATTAACCAAATTCATGAGTCTAGATATTGAAGGAAAACTACTTCAAATTTTCTGTTATggtcataaaaaaaattcaaagagggAAGACGCCTGAGGCCACCTAAGAGAACCAAGCGgactttttctcttttgataacgagaatttcattcaattaaaaCTAAGAAATATACAATAGATAGAAAAATGTAAAACACAAGGTTTAGGTACAAAATACTGAAAACCAAGGAATAGAACGTGACCAGACTGCTTAACTTGTCAAAGGCAACGATCTTAAGGGTAGGGTAGTCCGATAGAATATGATCGGAAGGAGAAACCAAAACATTTCCTAACAAACTTGTCATAAAAACAACACCAATTAGATACAAAATCCTCCATCTCGAGGATAGATATATCTAAAATGACAGATAACACGATGGCATGCCAGAAACGAAGGGCCACAGTGTCTACGCAGCCCAAGGCAAGGCCAATGAGACTAACACCGACCAACACCCTATGCTTTTCAAATGTGATGGCCGACACCATATCAGGCTCCCAATCCCCAAATTCAGACACGGCAGCATGTCCCTGTCCCTGTCCCTGTCCCTCTTCCCAAGTAGTGGCCCAGCACAAGGACTAGACGTGTACCGGAAACAATGACAAAGACAACGTCGCTAACGCCGGGAAGAAAGACACCAAGTCCCGAAAGCTCCGATGACAGTAGGATACACAGCATCAGATCCAGCCGTAGCGGAGGGGGAGGATGGCGATCGGCCATGGTATAGGTCACTATACCCAAGGTGAATGCAAATGCACCGCGAAAGTGGAGAGCAGATCTGAAGCAAATATGAACAGAGACCTCAGATCCAGTCAACTTCACCGCTGATGGGAACTGCAGCGAAGGGTAAGGTAGATGGTGGTGGCGAAGGTGGTGGGAGCGGCCAAGTCAGGTGTGGAGAAAGGGAGCGCAGGGATGGTTGGGGTCATCATCGTCGTCACCGTAAGGATAATGATGACCAACACATGACAAGGGTCGAAGAAGAAAAGAGGTCACTGGGGACCTGAAAGAAAACTGTCACTCGCCGGAGCGGCAGACCAGAACGAAAAGAGGTCACCATAGGCAGAGAACCAAGCAGACTGAGGGGGACAAGCACAGGGGCTGATCATATCTTTAATGACAAGGCCTGAGTTATCATATTAATTTACATGATTattcacttttgggttttcttttacggaattacccaaaaaaattttagttaacaaaaatactcaaatttATGTTTGAGTTCATAAAActatccacccaaagtttcagttaacaaaaatacccaaaatcaggtttgggtttataaaactatcaaaaatagtgattcttcatcttccacatataatgtgtatttttttattactaaaattttgagtgggtaattttgtaaacccaaactcaattttggatttttttgttaacttaaactttaagtgggtaattttgtaaaggaaacctaattttgggtatttttgttatctGAAACTTTTGATAGATAATTCTATAAAGataaacccaaaagtgggtaatcatgtaattttcctttaatttaatATACCCCTGATATTAGTGTAAGATTTCTAATTAGATGGGCTAGCATAATCCAAGGTTTGTTGCTAAAAGTCGATTTAGTGGTTTGAGTGtatatataatttattgtaAGGTTGGTCCTACCCTCACCTATaaatagttatcactgaccatTAAGTGAATgactaaaaaagaaacttaaagTGAGAAGGGAAatagggtagaccagaccaatatTGATCGTGTTTTACAAAGAGTATACGAGAAAATATTGAGGAGTTATTATTCTTTAGACATGGATTTAAGTATGCCTAAAACCTGACTATGTATTCGTTATTGCATGTTTATCTGATCTCCATGTGACGTATTGcaagtatattttctatcaaGTAGTTGAGGCCAACGTTCAATAGAAAGGATAGTTGTTCTCATACCTTACAAAACAACTCGGTCCATTAAGCCTCCCACCTATCATACCCTGGCAACATTTTGGAATATAACTCACAGAAGCTAGGCATTTGTAGCAATCATCCTGAGATAATCAGGAGTGCACTGCACTAGCCCATATATCTTCTCAAAGCTTGTATAGTTTGCCTCATTGGCTGCATACTTCCGGCCAACCGCTGCCGCTGACGCAGCCTGACTCACAAGGCCATTGAACAAATCCACCCATATCTTATCAAACTCAGACTGGACCGATTTGGAGACATTGTTATCATTAGGCAAACAAATACTAGGTTCCTTTTCCATAATTGAGAATATAGGTTGATTTGAGTACCGTAACATACAATACTCATACCATATTATGGCCTCTTTCGCAGTTGGACAACGTTGGGTGATATTGGAGCTTGCTGCCTTGATGCAGGTATTACAGGTTTCTGGTGTAACGTCGCCTCTACAAAGGAAGAGACCATAGACTTTGTTGGAATTCTGGCTGGTGGTGTTACAGAAACCTGAAATGGTTTTGGCATTTGAGgatagagaagagaggagaaggttGAGGTTTGTTTGGTATGTGCTTTTGGCAGTGAAATTTCCTCTTGAATAAGTACAGTTTTGGTATGCATTAGGGTCAGGTTGTGCAGTGCAGTGTCTCAACACAAGCATAGAAGAAAGGAGCAAGAGCAATCCTTCCCTGTAATCCATTATTGTGGCCATATGGAGCTAGctagcttcttcttctctattagTATTTCTGCAATTTAAGACACATGGGTGTTTCTAAACTTTTGAAGTCAATATTGCCCACTAATTATGTTGAAGAAAATCAATAAAGAGTTCGGATCGGATCCGCATATGTAGGACCCATGTCTTCTTTTTCATAAACCTACTCTTCCAAGTTCCACTAGAGTTCTAAGtaaatatcctattgatttctttttagaaagtttctttgcTTATGAAATAACattcctagaatattcttttctttttagtaattagtctcttatttatgtaaggtcATTGGCCACGGTTCcaaattaatgaatgaatgaagattattgaaggTAAAACAGCCCCCAAACCCCCCCTAAGAATTCTCTCGttgctctctccctcttctcatcgCTCAATCTCGGTCTCCCTCTGTTTCtcgcctcctctctctctctctcacggctctctctcccattcttcttctccctttctcatccttcatccctctcttttctgttttctgtctttCCTGTTCCTGCTGCCCTATTGcagaaattgttcaccatcattagaGATTATCTCCATCGAGAAAACCCCCAACTGGGTTGCTGCTGGAACTTCTCCAACAATCGAGACTGCTGTTCTTCATCAAGTAGGTTGgactgcaactctttattttggaggacatcgacttctccttttctcctcagaccagGACAGTAACAAGGtaaataattaaactaaacccctccCACCTCCATTTATCCATGTTatatgttgcagcccattaacattgaaaccgGCCTTTGCCtttttgtttatgcctatttttacccattgttttaagacgtttcgtcactgttatatctccaaaacccttgctgattttctattttagttggctgctagaggatattgattgtttgcatatcttatttggtaTCATGATTGATTTGTACTGAACCTAATATtcgtatgacgtttgttcccttccccatgtccccacttgaagtttaagtaagagtttatgtgtttttccgcctagattattattgttttttgctactttgtttattagtctcattctattttgcatgcttaatcttgtttgctgagtttctttttgtcctatctacccaagtcccttgagttaaccctacctagttagttaatcttgtaggaaacctagtcacctaggaaccccctacatcacatATGCTTAAACAGGATATCAAATTCAAGTGGACAACGAGCATCATGGAACCAACCATTATACAGTGGGAATGTTTGACATTGTTTTATGGACTGTAATTAGCAACTAATACATAATCTCCAATGAAGCTCTTTCCCTTGATAGGATAACAACTTTTCTCCCAATTCATATTCTGAATTTATACGGGTACTTAAGAAAGGGGAGTGATTAAACTTGGATACAACAGTATCAATGATTATAAGCTCACTGGGATATAATCCTCAGCTTTGGAAGCTCATCAATTATATTTAGAGATTTACTCTGGATCCAAGTAGTTAAGGTTTCCCTGCAGCTGGGTTGAGCATGTAAATATTTTACCATTGACCTGTATCCTCCACATAAACTTTCTTAAACTATTTCGAGGTTTCATAAATACAATACTCTGGATGTGGTGCAGCAAGTGTTTAAAGAAGCTGGTAAAGACTGATTTTTGGAGGCACGTCAACTAATCTGTACTTTCAACTTTTGTAAATCAAATTAGCCACGGAACTTTGTTTATTCATTGGCAATGAATCTTTTTG
It encodes the following:
- the LOC122086347 gene encoding cysteine-rich receptor-like protein kinase 25, with translation MDYREGLLLLLSSMLVLRHCTAQPDPNAYQNCTYSRGNFTAKSTYQTNLNLLLSSLSSNAKTISGFCNTTSQNSNKVYGLFLCRGDVTPETCNTCIKAASSNITQRCPTAKEAIIWYEYCMLRYSNQPIFSIMEKEPSICLPNDNNVSKSVQSEFDKIWVDLFNGLVSQAASAAAVGRKYAANEANYTSFEKIYGLVQCTPDYLRMIATNA